A genomic segment from Dermacentor silvarum isolate Dsil-2018 chromosome 11, BIME_Dsil_1.4, whole genome shotgun sequence encodes:
- the LOC119432349 gene encoding zinc finger protein 90, which yields MFALRYQLANHNRSVHTAEMRFACELCPSKFRRKTSLDRHKQLHERGVDLCHCPECGKTFERTTALQQHLKWHKKDKPYPCHLCLARFTKRQNLEDHLQTHTGEKLHKCTVCQKRFAWRAGLKLHIRRIHGGAAEATPEGTADISLLSASPSTARSPGPLNMDGTPQTTSTETSGDVAILDSNSGISGGTLGAPLKKPGSRGHECGVCGRRFKWRHCLKNHQVLHTGEKPYACSICGRKFAQRTGFLNHRRNHTAEMRFACELCPSKFRRKISLDRHKQLHEKGVDLCHCPECGKTFERMTALQWHLQWHERDKPYPCHLCPARFINKVDRDNHVLVHTGEKPHKCPVCEKGFAWWCNLKAHMRSTHGSVKTAEASVEQQCRDDIARQPSRSSLVYCYQTCYSFS from the exons ATGTTTGCCTTGAGGTACCAACTCGCCAACCACAATCGTAGCGTCCACACCGCTGAGATGCGGTTTGCCTGCGAGCTGTGCCCATCCAAATTCCGCAGGAAGACATCACTGGACAGGCACAAGCAGTTACACGAAAGGGGAGTGGACCTGTGCCACTGCCCCGAGTGTGGCAAGACCTTTGAGCGGAcgacagcgctgcagcagcaCCTGAAGTGGCACAAGAAGGACAAGCCATacccgtgccacctctgcctggCCAGATTCACAAAGAGACAGAATCTGGAGGATCATTTGCAAACACACACGGGTGAAAAGCTGCACAAGTGTACCGTGTGCCAGAAACGCTTTGCCTGGAGGGCTGGCCTGAAACTGCACATACGCCGGATACACGGTGGAGCTGCCGAGGCGACTCCTGAAGGCACGGCGGACATTTCCTTGCTGAGTGCTAGTCCTTCAACTGCACGGTCTCCA GGCCCCCTGAACATGGATGGAACCCCACAAACAACCAGCACTGAAACTTCAGGAGACGTGGCCATCTTGGATAGCAACTCAGG AATATCTGGTGGCACTTTAGGAGCTCCATTGAAGAAGCCTGGCAGCAGGGGTCATGAGTGTGGCGTGTGTGGGCGGCGTTTTAAGTGGAGGCATTGCCTGAAAAATCACCAGGTGCTGCATACGGGTGAGAAGCCATATGCCTGCTCCATCTGTGGTCGGAAGTTTGCCCAGCGCACCGGCTTCCTTAACCATCGGCGCAACCACACCGCTGAGATGCGGTTTGCCTGCGAGCTGTGCCCGTCCAAATTCCGCAGGAAGATATCGCTGGACAGGCACAAGCAATTGCACGAAAAGGGAGTGGACCTGTGTCACTGCCCCGAGTGTGGCAAGACCTTTGAGCGGATGACAGCACTGCAGTGGCACCTGCAGTGGCACGAGAGGGACAAGCCATATCCGTGCCACCTGTGCCCGGCCAGATTTATAAACAAGGTGGATCGGGACAATCATGTACTAGTGCACACAGGTGAAAAGCCGCACAAGTGTCCCGTGTGTGAGAAAGGCTTTGCCTGGTGGTGTAACCTGAAAGCGCACATGCGATCTACTCACGGCAGTGTCAAGACAGCCGAGGCAAGTGTTGAACAGCAGTGCAGAGATGATATTGCCAGACAGCCCTCCAGATCATCCCTAGTGTACTGCTACCAAACGTGCTACAGCTTCTCATGA
- the LOC119432776 gene encoding gastrula zinc finger protein XlCGF7.1-like, whose protein sequence is MDRDPGTCEGTTEAPLKNPRKTAGSCHKCDVCGRCFANKESAKKHLVVHTNEKPFACPISNRKFAQKFELLKHDRIHMGERPYACPVCSQKFTLKWNLLQHRRIHSGEKPYACLVCGPKFTQERTLIRHQCVHMDKMSYACQVFPSKFFKNSPLDRHKQLHTSGVDLCHCPECGKAFKQLRNMQQQLRWHGRKKPYSCHLCPAIFVSNKALERHRLGHTAGEPHICSVCQQMFTSKSNLATHTCRLHDGEKTTASSSDSKLGIIMPSSPLTLLAFYK, encoded by the exons ATGGATAGGGACCCAGG AACCTGTGAAGGCACTACAGAAGCTCCGCTGAAAAATCCCAGAAAGACTGCCGGCAGCTGCCACAAGTGTGACGTGTGCGGGCGGTGCTTTGCGAACAAGGAATCTGCGAAAAAACATCTGGTTGTGCACACGAACGAGAAGCCGTTTGCCTGCCCCATCTCCAACCGGAAGTTTGCTCAGAAGTTTGAACTCCTTAAACACGACCGCATCCACATGGGTGAAAGGCCATACGCCTGCCCTGTCTGCAGTCAGAAGTTCACTTTGAAGTGGAATCTTTTACAGCACCGTCGCATCCACTCGGGTGAGAAGCCATACGCCTGCCTTGTCTGCGGGCCGAAGTTTACTCAGGAGAGAACCCTCATCAGGCACCAGTGTGTCCACATGGATAAGATGTCATATGCATGCCAGGTGTTCCCATCCAAATTCTTCAAAAACTCGCCTCTGGACAGACACAAGCAGCTGCACACAAGTGGAGTAGACCTGTGCCACTGCCCCGAGTGCGGGAAAGCATTCAAGCAGTTGCGGAACATGCAGCAGCAACTGAGGTGGCACGGAAGGAAGAAGCCATACTCGTGCCATCTGTGCCCAGCCATTTTCGTATCCAACAAAGCTCTGGAGAGGCATAGGCTGGGGCACACAGCTGGAGAGCCGCACATCTGTTCTGTGTGCCAGCAAATGTTTACCTCAAAGAGTAACCTTGCAACACACACTTGCCGGTTGCATGACGGAGAGAAGACCACTGCTTCAAGTTCTGACAGCAAGTTGGGGATTATAATGCCAAGTAGCCCTTTGACCCTGCTGGCCTTCTATAAGTGA